One genomic segment of Sanyastnella coralliicola includes these proteins:
- the yidD gene encoding membrane protein insertion efficiency factor YidD, translating into MNVLKAIAIFPIKIYQAVISPLLGQNCRHEPTCSNYTIEAIKEWGPIKGIWLGTKRIAKCHPWGTSGYDPVPKKKKHQP; encoded by the coding sequence GTGAACGTACTCAAGGCCATCGCGATCTTTCCGATCAAAATATACCAAGCGGTCATTTCACCGTTATTAGGTCAGAACTGTCGCCATGAGCCCACATGTTCGAATTACACCATTGAAGCCATTAAAGAATGGGGTCCGATCAAAGGTATCTGGCTAGGGACGAAGCGCATTGCGAAATGCCATCCCTGGGGAACCTCAGGTTATGACCCCGTACCAAAGAAGAAAAAACATCAACCATGA
- a CDS encoding HupE/UreJ family protein, which translates to MTWSDFLLDGIKHITDPKAYDHMVYLIALISIFEYREIKRIVLLATAFTVGHTITLILTSLDIIRPDGGIIEFLIPVTILITALSNLRYTVRGNQVIAFHGTRYLIAVIFGLVHGMGFSSYFRMILGKEESIFQPLLFFNVGVEVGQLLIIAIFILFSFAMNGLFRITQRDWIIFFSGLTGGVALMLCIDTWPF; encoded by the coding sequence ATGACCTGGTCAGACTTTCTCCTTGATGGGATCAAGCACATCACCGATCCGAAAGCCTATGACCACATGGTCTACTTGATCGCCCTCATCAGTATCTTCGAATACCGCGAGATCAAGCGAATCGTTTTGTTGGCCACAGCATTTACTGTTGGTCATACCATCACACTCATTCTCACGAGTCTCGATATTATTCGTCCTGATGGTGGAATCATCGAGTTCTTAATCCCAGTGACCATCCTCATAACGGCGCTCTCAAACCTCCGATATACTGTTCGCGGAAACCAAGTCATCGCCTTCCACGGAACGCGATATTTGATTGCGGTGATCTTTGGATTGGTGCACGGAATGGGCTTTTCGAGTTACTTCAGAATGATCCTTGGGAAGGAAGAATCCATCTTTCAACCATTGTTGTTCTTCAATGTTGGAGTGGAAGTCGGGCAGCTCTTAATCATTGCCATCTTCATCTTGTTCAGCTTCGCCATGAACGGACTCTTCAGAATCACTCAACGCGACTGGATCATCTTCTTCTCGGGATTGACGGGAGGTGTTGCCTTGATGCTTTGCATCGATACGTGGCCATTCTAA
- a CDS encoding dihydrofolate reductase, whose protein sequence is MIVSSIAAIATNHAIGKDNDLIWDLPDDMRFFMTKTKGHFVIMGRKNYESIPEKYRPLKGRTNVVITRSNSYQAEGAVVVNSLEEALAKAKEAGEEEAYVIGGGQIYSLALKKDLVDRMYITHVHAEFEADAFYPEFDAEKWDAEILLEHPTDEKHDYAFTIIEYNRKR, encoded by the coding sequence ATGATCGTGTCTTCCATTGCAGCCATTGCAACAAACCACGCGATTGGGAAAGACAACGACCTAATCTGGGATCTACCTGATGATATGCGTTTCTTCATGACGAAGACTAAAGGGCATTTCGTCATCATGGGAAGAAAGAACTATGAGTCGATTCCTGAAAAGTATAGACCACTGAAAGGAAGAACCAACGTGGTTATCACGCGTTCGAATAGCTACCAAGCAGAAGGGGCAGTGGTCGTGAATTCTCTCGAAGAAGCGCTAGCCAAAGCAAAAGAAGCTGGAGAAGAAGAAGCCTACGTCATTGGCGGCGGGCAGATCTACTCCCTAGCCCTCAAAAAAGACCTTGTAGACCGCATGTACATCACGCATGTCCATGCCGAGTTTGAGGCGGATGCCTTCTACCCTGAATTTGATGCGGAGAAATGGGATGCGGAAATTCTGTTGGAACACCCGACAGACGAAAAGCATGACTACGCCTTCACGATCATTGAATACAACCGAAAACGCTAA
- a CDS encoding thymidylate synthase produces the protein MQQYHDLLRHILANGTKKEDRTGTGTISCFGYQMRFDLSEGFPVLTTKKLHLRSIIHELLWFLQGDTNIKYLKDNGVRIWDEWADENGDLGPVYGYQWRSWPNPDGSHTDQIKKLVDSLKNNPDSRRHIVSAWNPSFIDDMALPPCHCLFQFYVADGKLSCQLYQRSADTFLGVPFNIASYALLTMMLAQVCGYELGEFVHTFGDVHLYSNHIEQAELQLTRDFREQPQMKINPNVTDLFDFKFEDFELINYDPHPHIKAEVAV, from the coding sequence ATGCAGCAATACCACGACCTCCTTCGCCATATTCTCGCCAACGGTACGAAAAAGGAAGACCGCACAGGAACCGGAACCATCAGTTGTTTTGGTTACCAAATGCGCTTTGACCTCAGTGAAGGATTTCCGGTATTGACCACTAAGAAGCTTCACCTCCGTTCGATCATTCACGAGCTACTTTGGTTCCTTCAAGGGGATACCAATATCAAGTACTTGAAAGACAATGGTGTGCGTATCTGGGATGAGTGGGCAGATGAAAATGGAGACCTTGGTCCGGTGTACGGATACCAATGGCGCTCTTGGCCGAATCCTGATGGAAGCCATACTGATCAAATCAAGAAATTGGTGGATTCTCTGAAAAACAATCCTGACTCTCGTCGTCACATTGTTTCCGCTTGGAACCCCTCATTTATCGATGATATGGCGCTTCCACCTTGTCACTGCTTGTTCCAGTTCTATGTGGCAGATGGAAAACTCTCGTGTCAGCTTTACCAGCGTAGCGCTGATACCTTCCTTGGAGTGCCGTTTAACATCGCTTCGTATGCGTTGCTGACAATGATGTTGGCGCAAGTGTGCGGTTACGAGCTTGGTGAGTTTGTACACACCTTTGGAGATGTGCACCTCTACTCGAATCACATTGAACAAGCAGAGCTTCAGCTCACACGAGATTTCCGTGAACAGCCTCAAATGAAAATCAACCCGAATGTGACTGATCTCTTCGATTTCAAGTTTGAAGATTTTGAGTTGATCAACTACGATCCACACCCACACATCAAAGCGGAGGTAGCGGTATGA
- a CDS encoding 5-(carboxyamino)imidazole ribonucleotide synthase has translation MKPVYGKNFKLGILGGGQLGRMLIQEAASLDIQIHVLDPTHDAPCAELANSFTCGEFRDYDTVMKFGTDKDLITIEIEDVNTQALKDLQAQGVKVCPDPAHLEIIKDKGIQKQFYADHNIATSDFRLIESGTELTADDLPCVLKARTGGYDGKGVAVLRSADDLAKAFDGPCVVEDLVDIEKELSVIIARNEQGETKAFPVVELVFDPVANLVDYLFAPANIADDVAASAEKLAMQVADALEFRGIIAIEMFLTTSGEVLVNEAAPRTHNSGHHSIEGNICSQFEQHLRSVLNLPLGSTETLRPAAMVNLVGAEGYTGPVIYDGFDDLLRMEGVYPHIYGKSTTKPFRKMGHVTILANEVAELPAKVAQVKETIRVISK, from the coding sequence ATGAAACCAGTTTACGGTAAGAACTTTAAGCTCGGTATCCTTGGAGGAGGCCAGCTCGGAAGAATGTTGATCCAAGAGGCCGCAAGCCTTGATATTCAAATCCATGTGCTAGATCCTACACACGATGCGCCATGTGCAGAGCTTGCAAATAGCTTCACGTGCGGTGAATTCCGTGACTACGATACGGTGATGAAATTTGGAACCGACAAAGACCTGATCACAATCGAAATCGAAGACGTGAATACCCAAGCCTTGAAAGATCTTCAAGCGCAAGGGGTGAAGGTTTGCCCTGATCCAGCTCACTTGGAAATCATCAAAGACAAAGGGATTCAAAAGCAGTTCTATGCTGACCATAACATCGCGACCAGTGATTTTCGTTTGATCGAGTCTGGAACAGAGTTGACAGCTGATGATTTACCATGCGTCTTGAAGGCAAGAACTGGAGGTTATGACGGCAAAGGAGTGGCAGTACTTCGCTCGGCTGATGACTTGGCCAAAGCCTTTGACGGACCATGTGTGGTTGAAGATCTTGTAGATATAGAAAAAGAGCTATCGGTCATCATTGCGCGCAATGAGCAAGGTGAGACCAAGGCTTTCCCGGTGGTTGAATTGGTGTTTGACCCGGTAGCCAACCTCGTCGATTACCTTTTTGCACCAGCCAATATTGCTGATGATGTTGCCGCTAGCGCGGAAAAGCTCGCGATGCAAGTGGCAGACGCCCTTGAGTTTAGAGGTATCATCGCCATCGAAATGTTCCTAACAACGTCGGGAGAAGTTCTCGTCAACGAGGCGGCACCACGAACTCATAATAGCGGTCACCACAGCATCGAAGGGAACATCTGCTCTCAGTTCGAACAACACCTGAGATCGGTACTCAATCTTCCACTAGGCAGCACAGAAACGCTTCGTCCGGCGGCGATGGTGAATCTTGTGGGGGCTGAGGGGTATACTGGGCCTGTGATTTATGATGGCTTCGATGATTTGCTCCGTATGGAGGGGGTTTACCCGCACATCTATGGTAAATCAACAACAAAGCCTTTCAGAAAGATGGGACACGTAACCATTTTGGCGAATGAAGTGGCTGAACTTCCTGCAAAAGTGGCTCAGGTAAAGGAGACAATTCGAGTTATTTCTAAGTAG
- a CDS encoding phytanoyl-CoA dioxygenase family protein, which produces MAKLLDKYWGFFRRVKPAYHIFNMSKRALLQRNKELYKQYGLKKSVYAPISSADFKSLPDERPWSDDSTDIRQQAGFDQLDPKVKDAIAETWVDGGYAILRGYFSEEFIDNTNAEIDRLMEDGTIDFNYSGKKIMFAYRQGELMGKIARDKGIVDAFKFLLGKNMVPFQSINFFKSSEQRAHSDSIHMTTYPLGYLTAAWVALEDIGPDQGPLQYWPGSHKFPYVLNDTFDHGGNSLLLGKDAYLHYEEYIQKMVAERGIKPETLYPKKGDVFLWHGNLIHGAIKMNDPSLTRKSMVVHYMSPEVICYHEITQRPALIEFDNA; this is translated from the coding sequence ATGGCTAAGTTGCTTGATAAATACTGGGGTTTCTTCCGACGCGTAAAGCCGGCATATCACATCTTTAATATGTCGAAACGTGCCTTGCTGCAACGGAACAAAGAGCTCTACAAGCAATACGGTTTGAAAAAATCGGTCTACGCTCCCATTTCAAGTGCCGATTTCAAAAGCCTTCCGGATGAACGTCCGTGGAGTGATGACTCAACGGATATTCGACAGCAGGCAGGTTTTGATCAGCTTGATCCAAAGGTGAAAGACGCTATCGCGGAAACGTGGGTAGACGGTGGGTACGCCATTTTGCGTGGGTACTTCAGTGAGGAGTTCATTGACAATACCAACGCAGAGATTGACCGTTTGATGGAAGACGGCACCATTGACTTTAACTACAGCGGTAAGAAGATCATGTTCGCTTATCGTCAAGGTGAGTTGATGGGCAAAATAGCGCGTGACAAAGGAATCGTGGATGCCTTTAAATTCTTGCTAGGTAAGAATATGGTGCCGTTCCAAAGCATCAATTTCTTCAAGAGCAGTGAGCAACGCGCACACAGTGATTCCATCCACATGACCACCTATCCTTTGGGGTATTTGACTGCTGCTTGGGTGGCGCTTGAAGATATCGGCCCTGATCAAGGACCACTTCAGTACTGGCCAGGAAGCCACAAGTTTCCATATGTCTTGAACGATACCTTTGATCATGGAGGCAATTCTTTGCTCTTGGGTAAGGATGCCTATCTACATTACGAAGAGTACATTCAGAAAATGGTCGCTGAACGCGGAATCAAGCCAGAGACCTTATATCCAAAGAAAGGAGATGTCTTCTTGTGGCATGGCAATTTGATCCATGGCGCTATCAAGATGAATGATCCTTCGCTAACGCGGAAAAGCATGGTGGTACATTACATGTCACCAGAAGTGATCTGTTATCACGAGATCACGCAACGTCCGGCACTTATTGAATTTGACAACGCATGA